taaacaatataaacaatataaacAATGTAAACAATATAAACAATGTAAACAATATAAACAATGTAAACAgtataaacaatataaacaatgtaaacaatttaaataaaaaagattataatcatataaatgaaaactttgaagaaaatataaatagtCATTCtagatttaaaaaaaaagggacctatataaaaaattgcCATGGggaaaattataatacaccattaaatgataatagtaataatatttcaaaagatgatataaaagaaaaaaaaaataataatataaattcaacgcttaattatcataatacaaatacagaagaaaatataacGAGTGATGattgtaatataaaagatgatACAAGTTTAGAAAAAGATATGgaggaatatataaaaaaaaaaaatatacatatgtcCAATTCtaatatgattataaatgaattatataataatttaatatatgatgaatattcagaaaatatattatcaaaaaaaGGAGTGAAGAAAAAGGATCATATCGAATATtatgaagaagaaaatatgcATATGAAAGAAAACCAAGAATCAACAAACATATCTATTGATATTCCTCCATGTTgtcaaataatatatgataatgtTAATGATGCAACAGATGAACAGTATGATAATTCACAAAATGATACATACAATTGGTATATGCAAAAAACAAACAacaataaattattattatatcacataaataaaaatttaatatttttaaaaagaatacaacaatatttttatcaaaagtatattaatataaaatttttaaatgatactaatgattattattatattatacatcTTGAATggtttaataaattaaagaaaTTCATTAACAATGAATCTAATGATTTCCCTGGTTCGATTTCTAATTGGGAATTATACGAATATAAACATGATGAGATTttcaaaaattataatatatcagAAACTAATTATGCTTTTTCTGATGAcaaaaatatgaatgataatatatatttaaaaaaacaatgtttaaaaaaaaatttaaaagaaggaaaagattatatatgtacaaataaatacatGTGGAGATTTCtacaatttttatataatggAGGACCATgtataaaaagaatatctaataatatatataatacatttatacCAATATCTTCGAATGatataatgaataataatattatgtatttattagaatcaagatatataaaaaatttattttccttatttaattatatagaccatacacatatatataatgaacccaaagaaaatgaacatacattatataaaaatcaatattataatcataattatattaattataatgattataataataatgataaatatcCACATGATTACATTTTAGAAGAAAacaatgaaaaaaaaatgtgtgctcataattatcatgaacttttacaattttataatttaaaacaacaagaaaaaaatatcatactttatattgaatatgatgataaacatgttaataaagaaattctagataaaataaaaaaaataaaaaataaaaatagtaataataaacaaaatatcCTTTTTTCAAACGATGAAAATTTTTCTAGTGATAGTAgtaatatgtataatataattaatgCTAAACATAATGATAAGTTGAATGCACaaaaattgtttttattggaaaatgataaattatGTGCTAATTCGCATATCAGCTCAAATATGAATCAAACTGAGTATATTTCATTGGATAATTTTGATGGTGATGCTCTTTTACATAATCCGCATAATTTGTCAAGGGGTTTTCCCAACAGTTATAAATTGGATATTAATActgataataatgaaaatgtggataataatgaaaatgtggataataatgaaaatgtggataataatgaaaatgtgaataataatgaaaatgtgaataataatgaaaatgtaaataataatgaaaatgtaaataataatgaaaatgtgTATAACAATgataatatgtataacaatgataatatgtataacaatgataatatgtataataatgaaaatgttGATAATAGTAATATGTTCATAAATTGTAATAAATCTCAACGATcgaatataaaaaagagtAACAGCACGAATAGTACGAgaagaaattataataaaaacaacaacaataataataacaagaacaataataataataataacaacaacaacaataataataataataataataataatagaaataataacaacaacaataacaataacaacaataacaataacaacaataacaataataacaataataataataataataataataataataacaataacaataataataataataataataataataataataataataaggatgATAACACAAGCgataacaataataatataaataaagaagaagataagaaaaataaaacaacaaataataaaaagaaggAGAATGAAAAAGATGATGAAAACAATTGTAAGGGTAACTTGAATGGAAGTGtagaaatatatgaatttaaaagagagtttgaagaaaataataatattatatataatgattcatataataatagaaatataaataatgttattgatgattataaaaaaaatgaagaagatataaataaaattaatgatagaaatatatatcttagTCCAAATATAAGTGCCAACgaaatgaatataaataattttaataaatcatataattcaagtagtaataaaaaaaattctatCCCTTGTAATTCTTCCAATGgtaatgatatatataaatcgtgtgaagaatataataatgataatgaaaaaatcTCAAGTAATGGTTATCTAACAACTACTGAAAGCCAGTCCAAAGGAACTACGGATGGTAATACAGAGAGGGGTTCTATTTATGAATAcgaaaatgataataataataataataataagaagaagaagaataaaaatgaatataataacaataggaatgaaaagaaaatatattatgatagTATCGAAAATTTAGATGATGTAGTAAAAAAGAGgaaacatataaaaaacgcacaaaataatacaaCGAATAATAGAGTATGTTCATCGAATTGTGGTGAACAACAGGTCacagaaaaaataaataatattttagaTAACACACACttgaataatatacaaaataaaaatcataatcttaaaaataataatagtattaTTCAAAACGGATGTAGTATAAAAGgaaatgaacaaaatgttaagaatacaaataatataaatgaagaagacAACATTACCAATTTGgaaaatcataaaaaagatcaaaagaaaaaaaatcatataatgaaaaaaaaattagatgATATTGATGTAAAACAAGGTGATTTGGAATCAAATAATCAcgaaaataaaaataaaaatgatgtGGAATATAACATGGAAATGGATGAAACAAACAATAATAGTATGGATCCACAACAAGGATGTAACCTCATTTCTGTCTTTAATAAACAAAAGAaccataaaaataatatatctaataataataagagAGATGATGACGATGATGATCAGAGTGTTTATTCTAGTAACATCACAAATACAAGCAGTAGCAGCTTACATAATAGTtgtagtagtagtagtagcAGTGGTGGAAATAATAGTTTATATAACGAAAATGATATTTCTAAATATaacttttttaataataatgataatgataatttaaaaaactTGTTAGTACCAAATAATAacagtaataataataataataataataatattatgaatagtaataataataattttaaaagagATAATGAATCATCCATAAATTATCATACTTCTATTATGACAAAAGAACAACCTGCTGGTATTATTAATTACTCTACTACATGTTATATCAATGTAGTTATGCAGTGTTTATCAGTTTTTTTCAAactaatatatacattacataattatgtaactgtaaaatataaaaatgttaatatGTCAAGtgatgaaaatgaaaatatgaattcatcttttataaataaaaatttcttTACCAATAGTATACCTTTCAATATTTTTGGaagtaataataacaataataaaaaaaaggatgaatgtctattattaacattttcttttaaattatttcaATTAAGTAAAATGCATAATAAAGGTAAAGTATTGTGtgttaataaattattaaatcttttaaatgataaatattctTACTTATTTGAATATAACGAACAACAAGATTGTCATGAATTTCTTCTTCTTGTATTTGACTTTATACACAATATGGTGAAAGTAATTGATGAGTCAgtagataaaaataatcaaatagattattatttaaaaaaagaacaatCTATTATATCAGATTTATTCTTAGGTTTaatagaagaaaaaattacatGTTCACAATGTGAATAtgttaattatatatatcaacCAGTTTATAACTTAAGTGtaaatgtttttaaaaaaaatccagaaaataacataaatgataatttaatagaatattttaaaaaagaagaagtCAATTCTACTTGTGAAAAATGTAAATGTAAGAAAAtgtttaaatattcatGTGTTTACAAACAACCAAATATTCtaattatacatttaattAGATTACAAGAAGATGGATCAAAAATTGACAAGCCAATAAAATTTGATATGGCTGATTTTACTATTGAAAATGTtctcaaaaaaaaagataatcAATTCATTGAACCaatcaaaaaatataatctATGTGGAGTAATAGTACACCGAGGGTTGAATTCGAATTGTGGTCATTACATTTGTTATACGAAAAGGAAACATTCAAATGGTGTCAACGTggtaagaaaaaaataaataacaatataaaaatgaatacatacatatataatattcttttcGTACATAGTGATattttatctatatatatatatacatatatacatactatttttatgttttctttttttatccATTATAGTGGTACAAATTTGATGATAGCACGGTAACCTCTGTTGATGTTGAAGAAGTTGAATCGGCTAAAGCTTATTGCCTTTTTTATCAGAGTCAATAATtcaaaaattttttttttttttcagatatatgttataaacaaatacatatatatatatatatatatatatatatatatattttattttattttatttttttattttaaaaaataactTAAATTTTGGAtagttttttatttctttatgatgtatattttaaacTTTTACCCCCTTCAAAATAATTTCcgttattttatttttttattttttattaaaaattgaTTTTATAGAATAATCAAGGGAAAAAGGCaagtaaaaaatatattctttaaaatatatatatatatatatatatatatgtatgattGAATAGTTTTCTAAAAACAACTGgattaataattatattaactttaaaaaaaaaaaaaaaaaaaaaaaaaattgatatGCATTCGAGcatgaaaaaatatatatatgtatacaatacatattatatatacatatatgtaatataataatatttacttgaaaaaaaatagtgtataattttatatacttatataaaacattaacacacgaagaaaaaaaaaaaattataacattcaaaaaaaaaaaaaaaagaagaatgaaatatatatatatatatatatatatatatatatgtatattttttcgATAAAACAAGAtgtttaataaaaaaaaaataaaaaaacaaggatttctttatatatatatatatatatttatttatttatttatgtgtataattttattttttttaataaattaacTTTTCATTTACATTTTCCTTAAAGctttcattaatattatccatatttatatcatccTCATCCAAATCATGATCATTGGTACTAACtccttttccttttttaacctttacattttgttttattaacTCCTTAAAAACTTttgaaaatttaaaatgGGGCATGTGACTACTTTCTATTTCAATATCTTCTTTAGTTCtcaaattttttatacatcttttctttctaaaaatgttataaaacATTCCAAAtttgtgtatatatatcttttcattattctctaaatgtttatatatattatcaaatATTCCATTCATTATCTTCTCAACAGtctttttgttttctttaGTTTCCATTGAAACTTCTTCTATTATTTGCTTCTTTGTAATCGCCTGAACAGTTCATGtagtaaaaaaataaaataaaataaataatgagTGATTAAGacaaatatacatacataaatatatacatacatacatacatacataaatatatacatatatacatacatatatacatatatatataaacatcataggaagtaaaaataaaatatacataatctttaaataaatttattttattttatttcttttttctttcttttatGTTAACCTGTGACATGGGTATTTTAGAAGAACTTTGATATAACGCATTTTTATTGTAAGGATTGTTAACGCTCAGTTTATTAttgattatattattcttatgaACATTGATAAAAGCTCGACGTGAATAAACAActtgaaataaaaaaaggacacaatataatattacatacattttattaaatagagattattccaaaaaaaaaaaaaaaagaaaaagaaaaattaatatatattttgtatataaaatatatgatcaataaatattttttcttataaaaaagaaaaagaaaaaaaaaaaaaaaaaaacttatatatgtattatatattagtATTCATTTTAATCACAAATGGGTAATTTGTGAtaattacataaaaaaaaagcaaaatgaaaaaaagaaattacatgaaaatatatgaatcTTATATCATTATGAATGATAATTACTTAAATAAActgttataaaaataattttattataaaaaaaaaaaaaaaaaaaaatatttttttctctttaattattttaGAATAAAGtgtatttatttgaatatgtaaaataccaaaaaaaaaataaataaataaataaataaaatataataataaaaaaaacaaataatattatgtatgtaatgtttttaatattatatatatatatatatatatatttttaatttggaaacgtgaaaataatatttattttaatcTGTAAAATTCGTGTAAGTTTAAGAGTTCAACTAAAAgtgtaatataaaatatagtaaaagaaattacatataaaaatgtatatatattttctcaTATATCtcaaatataatattatacttattacacatttaaaaaagcctttatttatttatatatgcatttttattaaatactatttttttcctttttttttttttttttaacaatccttataatatatatatatatataatattttttatatctttatttaaaaaaatatattttttggaTTAATATTTGGAAGGTGTATTggatatttattattactttatattatttatattatttatataatatatatttattttatcacattattttttctttttaatttattttttttgttgtattatttttcttaaaattacataagaattttttaaacCTGAAGTTAAAGCCCATAtactataaatatatgatgtGTGACAAATGAAAACGTTTATAAAGACATAAGTTGTATCATAATTcttaattaaatataataaattattttttaaaacatatcatattaaaacaaaatgattatttaaaaaaatttatctTATCAAGCTAaaggaataaaaaattttcatttatgaacattatattatataatattatttaaatgagTTACAATATGTAacattaaaattaattttcaaattatatatatatatatatatttacatgtTCCATAAgacatataaaataaactGTCATTATATCAGactttaaataaaattttttttttttttaacacataaatgtatattttacaaaaattaataattttttcgtcatttaaaatatacGTGTCTCACTGACTTGgtaattaatttttatagttatttttttatttttattttatgattatttaaCATTTCAGCtatattaatgatataacaaaaattCATTGTGTATTCAACATGAAATaacacatatatgtatatatttatatatttatataggtatgataaaataatcGCTAAAgttattttaaaataaaaggaCCATTGTaagttataaaaaaaatgtgaaTGAAATTTTTGACTTTCTATAATTTCcttaataaataaacaaacaaataaataaataaataaatatatatatatatatatatatatatataaatatatatatataatatttattaaaacattggttatataatatttgtgcatacatatataataaatattgatataaaatttttttcatatccACATTATTATGTGTATTACTTGTCGCGTAccatattaatatatacatatatatatcatattaataacttatgtataataatcTTAATGTATGCTTTTCaatatgaatttttattacaataaaagaaataaatgaatatattattcctATTTGATtcacatatttataaattcctttattttattgaatacaatttataatatgagatagagttattttttattaatgtttttcatgtttaataaaaataagtgtataattttgtctatataaatataaatatatatatatatatatacatatattttttcctttttttttttttttaattttaatgatatatattatattacttattttttcaaggtttcataaaaaaaataataaaaaaaacatataaatatacattttatttataaagattaatttttatttttataatgtagattatgtttttattataacgtacaaatattaataatatacttGAAATATTCAcaatgaatatatattaatattacatacatatattttttataattttctttattaacattattaataaaatttgattttaagtatttttttggcaatatcttttttattgtacaagaaaaggaaaaaataaaaaaataataaattggtacatttttatatatgtaatataatataatttgattaaaaaaataaatgaattatatatatatatatatatatatatataatatttattatatatatacgtttatattatatatatgattttattatacatatatattatttatatattttataaatatatatattcatccattttatgtgtatatatattttttctttctttctttttttttttttttttcttattttttaaaatatattattgaaaattttatttgataataatatattattatatttatttatgtatatatataaaccataaaaaaattatccttatatata
Above is a genomic segment from Plasmodium reichenowi strain SY57 chromosome 9, whole genome shotgun sequence containing:
- a CDS encoding ubiquitin specific protease, putative, with amino-acid sequence MIKDKKFIIENINNKVISKDNMTKKGKKICELKEFHNINDFNNSVLISNNKFILSDLKKNDNIIQNNKNIPSSNSAVNFVKDIGQHDFININQDYTNSNDNNNNKHDEYTNNYNYPKNIVKNNMLASQETNTKHTRCNIKHINDFESNDKTKNSTTIIENNNHKNIININNVNNINSINNINSINNINSINNINNINNINNINNVNNINNVNNINNVNSINNINNVNNLNKKDYNHINENFEENINSHSRFKKKGTYIKNCHGENYNTPLNDNSNNISKDDIKEKKNNNINSTLNYHNTNTEENITSDDCNIKDDTSLEKDMEEYIKKKNIHMSNSNMIINELYNNLIYDEYSENILSKKGVKKKDHIEYYEEENMHMKENQESTNISIDIPPCCQIIYDNVNDATDEQYDNSQNDTYNWYMQKTNNNKLLLYHINKNLIFLKRIQQYFYQKYINIKFLNDTNDYYYIIHLEWFNKLKKFINNESNDFPGSISNWELYEYKHDEIFKNYNISETNYAFSDDKNMNDNIYLKKQCLKKNLKEGKDYICTNKYMWRFLQFLYNGGPCIKRISNNIYNTFIPISSNDIMNNNIMYLLESRYIKNLFSLFNYIDHTHIYNEPKENEHTLYKNQYYNHNYINYNDYNNNDKYPHDYILEENNEKKMCAHNYHELLQFYNLKQQEKNIILYIEYDDKHVNKEILDKIKKIKNKNSNNKQNILFSNDENFSSDSSNMYNIINAKHNDKLNAQKLFLLENDKLCANSHISSNMNQTEYISLDNFDGDALLHNPHNLSRGFPNSYKLDINTDNNENVDNNENVDNNENVDNNENVNNNENVNNNENVNNNENVNNNENVYNNDNMYNNDNMYNNDNMYNNENVDNSNMFINCNKSQRSNIKKSNSTNSTRRNYNKNNNNNNNKNNNNNNNNNNNNNNNNNNNRNNNNNNNNNNNNNNNNNNNNNNNNNNNNNNNNNNNNNNNNNNNNNNKDDNTSDNNNNINKEEDKKNKTTNNKKKENEKDDENNCKGNLNGSVEIYEFKREFEENNNIIYNDSYNNRNINNVIDDYKKNEEDINKINDRNIYLSPNISANEMNINNFNKSYNSSSNKKNSIPCNSSNGNDIYKSCEEYNNDNEKISSNGYLTTTESQSKGTTDGNTERGSIYEYENDNNNNNNKKKKNKNEYNNNRNEKKIYYDSIENLDDVVKKRKHIKNAQNNTTNNRVCSSNCGEQQVTEKINNILDNTHLNNIQNKNHNLKNNNSIIQNGCSIKGNEQNVKNTNNINEEDNITNLENHKKDQKKKNHIMKKKLDDIDVKQGDLESNNHENKNKNDVEYNMEMDETNNNSMDPQQGCNLISVFNKQKNHKNNISNNNKRDDDDDDQSVYSSNITNTSSSSLHNSCSSSSSSGGNNSLYNENDISKYNFFNNNDNDNLKNLLVPNNNSNNNNNNNNIMNSNNNNFKRDNESSINYHTSIMTKEQPAGIINYSTTCYINVVMQCLSVFFKLIYTLHNYVTVKYKNVNMSSDENENMNSSFINKNFFTNSIPFNIFGSNNNNNKKKDECLLLTFSFKLFQLSKMHNKGKVLCVNKLLNLLNDKYSYLFEYNEQQDCHEFLLLVFDFIHNMVKVIDESVDKNNQIDYYLKKEQSIISDLFLGLIEEKITCSQCEYVNYIYQPVYNLSVNVFKKNPENNINDNLIEYFKKEEVNSTCEKCKCKKMFKYSCVYKQPNILIIHLIRLQEDGSKIDKPIKFDMADFTIENVLKKKDNQFIEPIKKYNLCGVIVHRGLNSNCGHYICYTKRKHSNGVNVWYKFDDSTVTSVDVEEVESAKAYCLFYQSQ
- a CDS encoding bacterial histone-like protein, producing the protein MYVILYCVLFLFQVVYSRRAFINVHKNNIINNKLSVNNPYNKNALYQSSSKIPMSQAITKKQIIEEVSMETKENKKTVEKIMNGIFDNIYKHLENNEKIYIHKFGMFYNIFRKKRCIKNLRTKEDIEIESSHMPHFKFSKVFKELIKQNVKVKKGKGVSTNDHDLDEDDINMDNINESFKENVNEKLIY